A stretch of the Haloplanus aerogenes genome encodes the following:
- a CDS encoding ferredoxin: MTDDDVIRPSDVGDSDAPPVAEKPYKIIFEANKCIGTGKCAEVSANWDLDLETGLARPKTYYVDEADLDHNVRAAAVCPAKKGRGVIHVVDRRTDEELAPDPDGDGSLSVDW, encoded by the coding sequence ATGACCGACGACGACGTGATCCGCCCGAGCGACGTGGGCGACTCCGACGCGCCGCCCGTGGCCGAGAAGCCGTACAAGATCATCTTCGAGGCGAACAAATGTATCGGGACGGGGAAGTGTGCCGAAGTCTCTGCGAACTGGGATCTCGACCTCGAAACCGGACTGGCGCGCCCGAAGACGTACTACGTCGACGAGGCGGATCTGGACCACAACGTTCGCGCCGCGGCGGTCTGCCCGGCGAAGAAAGGGCGCGGCGTCATCCACGTCGTCGACCGCCGGACCGACGAGGAACTCGCGCCCGACCCCGACGGCGACGGGAGTCTGAGCGTCGACTGGTAG
- the cgi121 gene encoding KEOPS complex subunit Cgi121, protein MRLIEGDAEIDDLDAFLDDLNAVAADHGVTVQAFDARYVVGRTHLERAVELADRAIARGENVARERGVEILLYAAGRRQIDDALAMGVSEGKTPVVVLVSDADGDGSAEQAAAEAVTELLDPGETLETTDAERVRSFFDITEAELAAVDGDLADLVAERVALLDVEK, encoded by the coding sequence GTGAGACTGATCGAGGGTGACGCCGAAATCGACGATCTGGACGCCTTCCTCGACGACCTGAACGCCGTCGCGGCCGACCACGGCGTCACGGTCCAGGCGTTCGACGCGCGCTACGTCGTCGGGCGGACCCACCTCGAACGCGCGGTCGAACTCGCGGATCGGGCCATCGCCCGCGGCGAGAACGTCGCACGCGAGCGCGGCGTCGAGATCCTGCTCTACGCGGCCGGGCGCCGGCAGATCGACGACGCGCTGGCGATGGGGGTGAGCGAGGGGAAGACGCCGGTGGTGGTACTCGTGAGCGACGCCGACGGCGACGGCTCCGCGGAACAGGCGGCCGCGGAAGCCGTCACCGAGTTACTCGACCCCGGGGAGACACTGGAGACGACCGACGCCGAACGGGTGCGGTCGTTCTTCGATATCACCGAGGCGGAACTCGCGGCCGTCGACGGTGATCTGGCCGATCTGGTGGCGGAGCGCGTCGCGTTGCTCGACGTGGAGAAGTGA
- a CDS encoding DUF6360 family protein, whose translation MADRVMKVNAFTTFDLLDASVEGHGFEEEAFATLNVRTAREAPEEITLELELDNTELESVPPHADRVTLSAAEARTLATELQKAAERIERNE comes from the coding sequence ATGGCCGACCGCGTGATGAAGGTCAACGCCTTCACGACGTTCGATCTGCTCGACGCCAGCGTCGAGGGCCACGGCTTCGAGGAGGAGGCGTTCGCGACGCTGAACGTGCGGACGGCCCGGGAGGCGCCCGAAGAGATCACGCTCGAACTCGAACTCGACAACACCGAGTTGGAGTCGGTTCCGCCCCACGCCGACCGCGTGACGCTCTCGGCCGCGGAGGCGCGCACGCTCGCGACCGAACTACAGAAGGCCGCGGAGCGGATCGAGAGGAACGAATGA
- the cobA gene encoding uroporphyrinogen-III C-methyltransferase, whose amino-acid sequence MTMSTTGTVYLVGAGPGDPDLLTVKARRLLDSTDVVLHDSLVGDAVVDSIPESVRVENVGKRADGERTPQAEINERLVQEARTGHEVVRLKGGDPTIFARGGEEAEHLARHGISFDIVPGITSAVAGASVAGIPPTHRDHASSLAVVTGHEDPTKEDSALDWDALSSLVTAGGTLVILMGVGRLPDNTAALRAAGVAPDTPVAMVERATLPDERVVTGTLSTIVDRADEAGIEPPAVTVVGDVVGVRETVAHCLGGSDALADAPILASAEGVVGVTDSD is encoded by the coding sequence ATGACCATGAGCACGACCGGCACGGTCTATCTCGTCGGTGCCGGCCCGGGCGACCCCGACCTCCTGACGGTGAAGGCCCGGCGCCTGCTCGATTCGACCGACGTCGTCCTCCACGACTCGCTCGTGGGCGACGCCGTCGTCGACTCCATCCCCGAGAGCGTCCGCGTCGAGAACGTCGGCAAGCGTGCCGACGGCGAACGCACGCCGCAGGCGGAGATCAACGAGCGACTGGTGCAGGAGGCCCGAACGGGCCACGAGGTCGTCCGCCTGAAGGGCGGCGACCCGACCATCTTCGCCCGCGGGGGCGAGGAGGCCGAACACCTCGCCCGCCACGGCATCTCCTTCGACATCGTTCCCGGCATCACCAGCGCCGTCGCCGGGGCGAGCGTCGCCGGCATTCCCCCGACCCACCGCGACCACGCCTCCAGCCTCGCCGTCGTGACGGGACACGAAGACCCGACGAAGGAAGACAGCGCCCTCGACTGGGACGCGCTGTCCAGCCTCGTCACCGCCGGCGGGACGCTGGTGATCCTGATGGGCGTGGGCCGGCTTCCCGACAACACGGCCGCGCTCCGGGCGGCGGGCGTCGCTCCCGACACGCCCGTCGCGATGGTCGAACGCGCCACCCTCCCCGACGAACGGGTCGTCACGGGAACGCTTTCCACCATCGTCGACCGCGCCGACGAGGCGGGGATCGAACCCCCGGCCGTCACCGTCGTCGGCGACGTGGTCGGCGTTCGCGAGACGGTCGCCCACTGTCTCGGGGGGTCGGATGCGCTGGCCGACGCACCGATTCTCGCCAGCGCCGAGGGCGTCGTGGGGGTGACCGACAGTGACTGA
- a CDS encoding precorrin-2 dehydrogenase/sirohydrochlorin ferrochelatase family protein, which produces MIPLVHDFDGEVVLVFGGGAVGARKARRFAREARVVVVSPDFADADFGASEFVRAAPDPDDVGAWLDAAAPALVVAATDDDALNAAVASVARERGILVNRADRSGERESGSVVVPATVDDGPVTVAVTTSGTSPAVSRHLRRELESVVDGAGVVATVVGDLRGELKERGVDPERRREAIRAAAADRVVWSAAKGSGDADRVRKAAARTVEEVLDGGDE; this is translated from the coding sequence GTGATCCCGCTCGTCCACGACTTCGACGGCGAGGTGGTGCTGGTGTTCGGTGGCGGCGCCGTCGGCGCGCGGAAGGCACGGCGCTTCGCCCGCGAGGCCCGCGTCGTCGTCGTCAGCCCCGACTTCGCGGACGCCGATTTCGGCGCGAGCGAGTTCGTCCGCGCCGCGCCCGACCCCGACGACGTGGGCGCGTGGCTCGACGCCGCCGCCCCCGCCCTCGTCGTCGCCGCCACCGACGACGACGCGCTCAACGCCGCCGTCGCGTCGGTGGCACGGGAGCGGGGTATCCTCGTCAATCGCGCGGACCGCAGCGGGGAACGGGAGTCGGGAAGCGTCGTCGTCCCCGCGACCGTCGACGACGGTCCCGTGACCGTCGCCGTCACGACGAGCGGCACGAGTCCGGCAGTGAGTCGACACCTGCGCCGCGAACTGGAGTCGGTCGTCGACGGCGCGGGAGTGGTGGCAACCGTCGTCGGCGACCTGCGGGGAGAGCTGAAGGAGCGGGGCGTCGATCCGGAGCGGCGGCGGGAGGCCATTCGCGCCGCGGCGGCGGATCGGGTGGTGTGGTCGGCCGCCAAGGGAAGCGGGGACGCGGACCGTGTTCGCAAAGCCGCGGCGCGAACGGTCGAGGAAGTCCTCGACGGCGGGGACGAGTAG
- a CDS encoding glycosyltransferase, with amino-acid sequence MARVAVLHNTLDGRGGADAVCLHVCEALQDRHDVTLFTLSRSSLSDLNALFDTAAQVPVHRPSGTRLVCRAFDALPDRFGPQLAARSVLLRRLFAPHAADFDAAVSTANEFDLPLPSLQYIHFPQFNCRYTTAGETPQLDPLWSRLAGVGDRVLPDDARLYANSAWTADAVADIYGRRPAVCHPPVDLVPNPRPWAEREAGVVVLGRLAPDKRPLRAIRIVDGIRARGHDLHLHLVGSSSSIYTDYARRVAAAAAERSYVHLHRDAARERVETLLATHRYGLNCKPEEHFGMAVAEYVAAGMVAFAPDAGGQREVLDWRADRLFTTTADAVATISAAIDGDDRPALPRDRYASERFHAAIRDGVDAMLDG; translated from the coding sequence ATGGCGCGGGTGGCGGTCCTCCACAACACGCTCGACGGGCGCGGCGGGGCCGACGCCGTCTGCCTCCACGTCTGCGAGGCGCTGCAGGACCGCCACGACGTGACCCTGTTCACCCTCTCGCGGTCGTCGCTTTCCGATCTCAACGCCCTGTTCGACACGGCGGCACAGGTCCCCGTCCACCGGCCGTCGGGCACCCGCCTCGTCTGCCGGGCGTTCGACGCCCTGCCCGACCGGTTCGGGCCGCAGTTGGCGGCGCGGAGCGTCCTCCTCCGGCGGCTGTTCGCCCCCCACGCCGCCGATTTCGACGCCGCCGTCAGCACCGCCAACGAGTTCGACTTGCCCCTCCCCTCCCTGCAGTATATCCACTTCCCGCAGTTCAACTGCCGATACACGACGGCCGGAGAGACGCCCCAACTCGACCCGCTGTGGAGTCGGTTGGCCGGCGTGGGCGACCGGGTACTCCCCGACGACGCTCGCCTCTACGCCAACTCCGCGTGGACGGCCGACGCGGTGGCGGACATCTACGGCCGGCGGCCGGCGGTGTGTCACCCGCCGGTCGACCTCGTGCCGAACCCGCGGCCGTGGGCGGAGCGGGAGGCGGGTGTCGTCGTCCTCGGCCGCCTCGCTCCCGACAAGCGACCGCTCCGGGCGATTCGAATCGTCGACGGCATCCGCGCTCGGGGCCACGACCTGCATCTCCACCTCGTCGGGTCGTCGTCGTCCATCTACACCGACTACGCCCGGCGGGTCGCGGCTGCGGCGGCCGAGCGGTCGTACGTCCACCTCCACCGCGACGCCGCTCGCGAACGGGTCGAGACATTGCTCGCCACGCACCGCTACGGGCTGAACTGCAAGCCCGAGGAACATTTCGGCATGGCGGTCGCGGAGTACGTCGCGGCGGGGATGGTCGCGTTCGCGCCCGACGCGGGCGGGCAGCGCGAGGTGCTGGACTGGCGGGCGGATCGGCTGTTCACCACCACCGCCGACGCCGTCGCGACGATCAGCGCGGCCATCGACGGGGACGACCGCCCGGCGCTCCCCCGGGACCGGTACGCGAGCGAGCGGTTCCACGCCGCGATCCGGGACGGCGTCGATGCGATGCTCGACGGGTAA
- a CDS encoding anthranilate phosphoribosyltransferase, producing the protein MTDVVGSGTKSADDMTRAQAGEAMRRIFDGDPDPTTLGAFWLANRWKRNTPEELAAFTDEMCERVEYATPDADPVDCGANYDGKGRTAILGVAAGVVAAGAGTPVVAHSGDRVPTQKQDAYKHVLDELGVATELTPQDSADMVDETGFGFYYQPAFNPAVADLFDRRDQMGVRTFVNTVETLANPAGASVHLGSFYHLAFAKKVVDTFQHSEFHDLDRVIMFQGMEGYDDIRPGYTKVADWAADGDFDDYEIETANYGMDFDEEDLQVDDVAADSARLTEDVVAGDRTDHWYDAVALNAAFRIYAGGDADSLDAGLDAARAAIDDGSAAAVLDDLRAF; encoded by the coding sequence ATGACCGACGTCGTCGGCTCGGGCACGAAATCCGCCGACGACATGACCCGCGCGCAGGCCGGCGAAGCCATGCGCCGCATCTTCGACGGCGACCCCGATCCCACTACGCTGGGTGCCTTCTGGCTCGCCAACCGCTGGAAACGTAACACGCCCGAGGAACTCGCGGCCTTCACCGACGAGATGTGCGAGCGGGTGGAGTACGCGACGCCCGACGCCGACCCCGTCGACTGCGGCGCCAACTACGACGGCAAGGGCCGGACCGCCATCCTCGGCGTCGCCGCGGGCGTCGTCGCCGCCGGCGCCGGGACCCCGGTGGTCGCCCACTCCGGCGACCGCGTGCCCACGCAGAAACAGGACGCGTACAAGCACGTCCTCGACGAACTCGGCGTGGCGACCGAACTCACCCCGCAGGACTCCGCGGACATGGTCGACGAGACGGGCTTCGGCTTCTACTACCAGCCCGCCTTCAACCCCGCCGTCGCCGACCTGTTCGACCGCCGCGACCAGATGGGCGTGCGCACGTTCGTCAACACCGTCGAGACGCTCGCCAACCCCGCCGGCGCGAGCGTCCACCTCGGCTCCTTCTACCATCTCGCCTTCGCGAAGAAGGTGGTCGACACGTTCCAGCACAGCGAGTTCCACGACCTCGACCGCGTCATCATGTTTCAGGGGATGGAGGGCTACGACGACATCCGCCCCGGATACACGAAGGTGGCCGACTGGGCCGCCGACGGCGACTTCGACGACTACGAGATCGAGACCGCCAACTACGGCATGGACTTCGACGAGGAAGATCTGCAGGTCGACGACGTGGCCGCCGACAGCGCCCGCCTCACCGAGGACGTGGTCGCCGGCGACCGCACCGACCACTGGTACGACGCCGTCGCCCTCAACGCCGCGTTCCGCATCTACGCCGGCGGCGACGCCGACTCGCTAGATGCCGGTCTCGACGCCGCGCGCGCCGCCATCGACGACGGGTCGGCCGCCGCGGTACTCGACGATCTGCGGGCGTTCTGA
- a CDS encoding nitrite/sulfite reductase: MPSKVESWKDETYGMEVRDHLLRFAEEGWDAIPEDEHDAWFERFKWWGLYHQRKGQESYFMMRIGTPMGRMTPEQLRTVGEVAKEYATGPVENPEFGDAYADFTTRQSIQLHWIKVEDIADIWDELESVGLSTIQACGDSWRNIVGSPVAGRDADELINVWPVVQELHETFKGNDLYSNLPRKWKVAMTGDRRGSGQGDINDLAFEPAVKEIDGEEVAGFNVNVGGGLARKEPRFARDIDVFCRPENATDVAAGLSALFRDYGDREDRFNARIKFLVDEWGPEKVRSVLQEEYVDYELPTAGEDLRDEYDYNAGRADAAGDYIGVHDQNDGQNFVGLSVLVGRMGADDVIDLADLAEDYGSEMIGLTQRQNVIVGDIADEDLDDFLAEDLLEEHSPDPHPFMRGSIACTGTEYCSLSIVETKNRMVRYGRWLRDNVPVPEGVEDFHIHLSGCTASCAQPQIADISLRGMKTRKDGDAVEAFDVGLGGGLGENPQFADWVKMRVPADEVPGYIANLLETYEEERAGPEESFRDFVADRDEDELAALAEAEETSYEDPYLGNTKMTWYPYAEDTAMDASPAPTNGQGEPLPSDD; encoded by the coding sequence ATGCCGTCTAAGGTCGAGAGCTGGAAAGACGAAACCTACGGGATGGAGGTACGCGACCACCTCCTCCGATTTGCGGAGGAAGGGTGGGACGCCATCCCGGAGGACGAACACGACGCGTGGTTCGAGCGGTTCAAGTGGTGGGGCCTGTACCACCAGCGGAAAGGACAGGAGAGCTACTTCATGATGCGCATCGGGACGCCGATGGGCCGGATGACGCCGGAACAGCTCCGGACCGTCGGAGAGGTGGCCAAGGAGTACGCCACCGGTCCCGTCGAGAACCCCGAGTTCGGCGACGCCTACGCCGACTTCACCACCCGCCAGTCGATCCAGCTCCACTGGATCAAAGTCGAGGATATCGCGGACATCTGGGACGAACTCGAATCCGTCGGTCTCTCTACGATTCAGGCCTGTGGTGACTCGTGGCGCAACATCGTCGGCTCCCCCGTCGCCGGCCGCGACGCCGACGAACTCATCAACGTCTGGCCGGTCGTGCAGGAACTCCACGAGACGTTCAAGGGCAACGACCTCTACTCTAACCTGCCCCGGAAGTGGAAGGTGGCGATGACCGGCGACCGCCGCGGCTCCGGTCAGGGCGACATCAACGACCTCGCCTTCGAACCCGCAGTGAAAGAGATCGATGGCGAAGAGGTCGCCGGCTTCAACGTGAACGTCGGCGGCGGCCTGGCCCGCAAGGAACCCCGCTTCGCCCGCGACATCGACGTGTTCTGCCGCCCCGAGAACGCCACGGACGTGGCCGCCGGGCTCTCCGCACTCTTCCGCGACTACGGCGACCGCGAGGACCGCTTCAACGCTCGCATCAAGTTCCTCGTCGACGAGTGGGGCCCCGAAAAAGTTCGGTCGGTCCTGCAGGAGGAGTACGTCGACTACGAACTCCCGACCGCTGGCGAGGACCTGCGCGACGAGTACGACTACAACGCCGGCCGCGCGGACGCCGCCGGCGACTACATCGGCGTCCACGACCAGAACGACGGCCAGAACTTCGTCGGCCTCTCCGTCCTGGTCGGCCGCATGGGTGCGGACGACGTGATCGACCTCGCCGACCTCGCCGAGGACTACGGCTCCGAGATGATCGGGCTGACCCAGCGTCAGAACGTCATCGTCGGCGACATCGCCGACGAGGACCTCGACGACTTCCTCGCCGAGGATCTGCTCGAGGAACACTCGCCGGACCCGCACCCGTTCATGCGTGGCTCCATCGCCTGTACGGGCACCGAGTACTGCTCGCTCTCCATCGTCGAGACGAAGAATCGGATGGTGCGGTACGGGCGCTGGCTCCGCGACAACGTGCCCGTCCCCGAGGGGGTCGAGGACTTCCACATCCACCTCTCCGGCTGTACCGCGTCCTGTGCCCAGCCACAGATCGCCGACATCAGCCTGCGCGGCATGAAGACGCGCAAGGACGGCGACGCGGTCGAGGCGTTCGACGTGGGCCTCGGCGGCGGCCTCGGCGAGAACCCGCAGTTCGCCGACTGGGTGAAGATGCGCGTCCCCGCCGACGAGGTGCCGGGCTACATCGCCAATCTCCTCGAAACGTACGAGGAAGAGCGTGCGGGCCCCGAGGAGTCCTTCCGTGACTTCGTCGCCGACCGCGACGAGGACGAACTCGCCGCTCTCGCGGAGGCCGAGGAGACGAGTTACGAGGATCCGTACCTCGGCAACACGAAGATGACGTGGTACCCCTACGCCGAGGACACGGCGATGGACGCCTCGCCCGCGCCGACGAACGGGCAGGGCGAACCGCTCCCCTCCGACGACTGA
- a CDS encoding formate--tetrahydrofolate ligase, with the protein MTSDESDGEEVPTDMEIARAAETRPIDDVAADIGLSVEDLDPQGKGIAKIEQDAIQRTLSDADEGKLILVTGTTATPKGAGKTVTTVGLGQGLNHLGEKGIVAVREPSLGPVFGIKGGAAGGGHSQVLPMEDINLHFTGDLHALTTAHNLVSATLDTKVHYGNDLDVDVDQVSWQRALDMNDRALREVVVGLGGETNGPPREDGFQITAASEVMAVLCLADSLADLKERLARMIVAYDSTGDPVTVADLGIEGAMAMLLKDALRPNLVQTIEGSPAFVHGGPFANIAHGTNSLVADKLGLALGDYLVTEAGFAADLGFEKFGDIVSRRGVSPDAVVLTTAVRSMKYHGLEMWPVDYDELDEPNPEAVSDGMVNLDHHAGIIEKFGVPFVVAINRFPTDTDEEIQAIIDHCEEQGYPVVVSEAFDKGGEGAAELAETAKDLADSDEGAFEPLYDLDASLEEKIRTVATEVYGAEGAHFTESAQDDLERLEEQGYGDMPVCLSKTQHSTTDDPTRKGAPKDDWTLTVRECYPDAGAGFVVVLTGDVLTMPGLPAEPAAEGMDVDAEGNISGLF; encoded by the coding sequence ATGACTTCGGACGAATCCGACGGCGAGGAAGTACCGACGGACATGGAGATCGCACGAGCGGCCGAGACACGTCCCATCGACGACGTGGCGGCCGACATCGGTCTCTCCGTCGAGGATCTCGACCCCCAAGGCAAGGGCATCGCGAAGATCGAACAGGACGCGATTCAGCGGACGCTCTCCGACGCCGACGAGGGGAAACTCATCCTCGTCACGGGGACGACCGCGACGCCGAAGGGCGCGGGCAAGACGGTGACGACGGTCGGCCTCGGGCAGGGCCTGAACCACCTCGGCGAGAAAGGCATCGTCGCGGTCCGTGAACCCTCGCTTGGGCCGGTGTTCGGCATCAAGGGTGGCGCCGCGGGCGGCGGTCACTCGCAGGTCCTCCCGATGGAGGACATCAACCTCCACTTCACGGGTGACCTCCACGCGCTGACGACGGCGCACAACCTCGTCTCCGCGACGCTCGACACCAAGGTCCACTACGGAAACGACCTCGACGTGGACGTGGATCAGGTGAGCTGGCAGCGCGCGCTCGACATGAACGACCGCGCGCTCCGCGAGGTGGTCGTCGGCCTCGGCGGCGAGACCAACGGCCCGCCCCGCGAGGACGGCTTCCAGATCACGGCCGCCTCCGAGGTGATGGCGGTGCTCTGTCTCGCGGACTCGCTCGCCGACCTGAAAGAGCGCCTCGCGCGGATGATCGTCGCGTACGACTCGACGGGCGACCCCGTCACCGTCGCCGATCTGGGCATCGAGGGTGCGATGGCGATGCTCCTGAAAGACGCCCTGCGGCCCAACCTCGTCCAGACCATCGAGGGCTCCCCCGCCTTCGTCCACGGCGGTCCCTTCGCCAACATCGCCCACGGCACCAACTCCCTGGTGGCGGACAAACTCGGCCTCGCGCTGGGTGACTACCTCGTGACCGAAGCGGGCTTCGCCGCCGACCTCGGCTTCGAGAAGTTCGGCGACATCGTCTCGCGGCGGGGCGTCTCGCCCGACGCCGTCGTGCTCACGACTGCCGTCCGGTCGATGAAATACCACGGACTGGAGATGTGGCCGGTCGACTACGACGAACTCGACGAACCGAACCCCGAGGCGGTGAGCGACGGCATGGTGAACCTCGACCACCACGCCGGCATCATCGAGAAGTTCGGCGTCCCCTTCGTCGTCGCCATCAACCGCTTCCCGACGGACACGGACGAGGAGATTCAGGCCATCATCGACCACTGCGAGGAACAGGGCTACCCGGTCGTCGTCAGCGAGGCGTTCGACAAGGGCGGCGAAGGCGCCGCGGAACTCGCCGAGACGGCGAAGGATCTGGCCGACAGCGACGAGGGCGCATTCGAACCGCTGTACGATCTGGACGCGAGCCTCGAAGAGAAGATCCGGACGGTCGCGACCGAGGTGTACGGCGCCGAGGGCGCTCACTTCACCGAGAGCGCACAGGACGATCTGGAGCGACTCGAAGAACAGGGCTACGGCGACATGCCGGTCTGCCTCTCGAAGACGCAACACTCGACGACCGACGATCCGACGCGGAAGGGTGCGCCGAAAGACGACTGGACGCTCACAGTGCGGGAGTGCTACCCGGACGCTGGCGCTGGCTTCGTCGTCGTCCTGACCGGCGACGTGCTCACGATGCCCGGCCTCCCCGCCGAACCCGCGGCGGAGGGAATGGACGTGGACGCGGAGGGTAATATCAGCGGGCTGTTCTAA
- a CDS encoding ATP-dependent DNA helicase: MNPADIPGLPPGVPEFLRESGIEALYPPQAEAVDAGITEGESLVASVPTASGKTLIAELAMLSSVERGGKALYVVPLRALASEKKAEFERWADFDVDVGISTGNYESSEEWLASRDIVVATSEKVDSLVRNGAPWIDDLTCVVADEVHLVDDPNRGPTLEVTLAKLRRINPDLQVIALSATVDNADEVADWLDAALVKSDWRPVDLRTGVHYGGAITFDDDSQREVPVGRGERPTAALVDDTLDEDGSSLVFVNSRRNAEAAARRLADVTADHLTDEERTELAALADDIEGVSDTETSDDLAAVVAKGAAFHHAGLAAEHRSLVEDAFRDRLLKVISATPTLAAGVNTPSRRVIVRDWRRYDGEFGGMKPLDVLEVHQMFGRAGRPGLDPYGEAVLLANDHDTMDELFERYVHADPEPVQSKLAREPAMRTHLLATISSGFARTRDGLLDFLDRTLYATQANDTTRLESVVDSTLDYLVANDFVDREGDEITATGLGHTVSRLYLDPMSAAEIVDGLREAEDPTPLGLYHLVCRTPDMYELYLKSGDRETYTELCYEREAEFLGRVPSEFEDVRFEEWLSALKTAKLLEDWTREVDEDRLTDRYGVGPGDIRGKVDTAEWLLGAAERLATDLELDCVVAVREAKKRVQYGVREELLDLAGVRNVGRKRARRLYEAGVESRADLREADKAVILGALRGRERTAERILENAGRRDPSMDDVRAEADADAGADGDDTTTDDRSRDTAGGQASLGDFE; the protein is encoded by the coding sequence ATGAACCCTGCGGACATTCCCGGCCTCCCGCCGGGCGTCCCCGAGTTCCTCCGCGAGTCGGGGATCGAGGCGCTCTACCCGCCACAGGCCGAGGCGGTCGACGCCGGCATCACCGAGGGCGAGAGCCTCGTCGCCAGCGTCCCCACCGCCAGTGGCAAGACCCTGATCGCGGAACTCGCCATGCTGTCGAGCGTCGAACGCGGCGGCAAAGCCCTCTACGTCGTCCCCCTCCGCGCCCTCGCGAGCGAGAAGAAAGCCGAATTCGAACGCTGGGCCGACTTCGACGTGGACGTGGGCATCTCCACGGGTAACTACGAGTCGAGCGAGGAGTGGTTGGCCTCCCGCGACATCGTCGTCGCCACGAGCGAGAAGGTGGACTCGCTGGTGCGCAACGGCGCCCCGTGGATCGACGACCTCACTTGCGTCGTCGCGGACGAGGTCCACCTCGTCGACGACCCGAACCGCGGCCCGACGCTGGAGGTGACGCTCGCGAAACTCCGGCGCATCAACCCCGACCTGCAGGTGATCGCGCTCTCGGCCACCGTCGACAACGCCGACGAGGTGGCCGACTGGCTGGACGCCGCGCTGGTGAAGTCGGACTGGCGGCCGGTCGACCTGCGGACCGGCGTCCACTACGGCGGCGCGATCACGTTCGACGACGACAGCCAGCGTGAGGTGCCCGTCGGTCGGGGCGAACGCCCGACGGCGGCGCTCGTCGACGACACGCTGGACGAGGACGGGTCGTCGCTCGTCTTCGTCAACTCCCGGCGGAACGCGGAGGCGGCGGCGCGACGGCTGGCGGACGTGACCGCCGATCACCTCACCGACGAGGAACGCACCGAGTTGGCCGCCCTCGCCGACGACATCGAGGGCGTCTCCGACACCGAGACGAGCGACGACCTAGCGGCGGTGGTGGCCAAAGGCGCCGCCTTCCACCACGCCGGCCTCGCCGCCGAACACCGGTCGCTCGTCGAGGACGCCTTCCGCGACCGGTTGCTGAAGGTGATCAGTGCCACCCCCACGCTCGCCGCCGGCGTCAACACCCCCAGCCGGCGAGTGATCGTCCGCGACTGGCGGCGCTACGACGGCGAGTTCGGCGGCATGAAACCCCTCGACGTGCTGGAGGTCCACCAGATGTTCGGCCGCGCGGGGCGACCGGGACTCGACCCGTACGGCGAGGCGGTGTTGCTGGCGAACGACCACGACACCATGGACGAGTTGTTCGAGCGGTACGTCCACGCCGACCCGGAGCCGGTGCAGTCGAAACTCGCCCGGGAGCCGGCGATGCGGACCCACCTGCTGGCGACGATTTCGTCCGGGTTCGCTCGCACCCGCGACGGCCTCCTCGACTTCCTCGACCGGACGCTCTACGCCACGCAGGCGAACGACACCACGCGCCTGGAGTCGGTCGTCGACTCGACGCTCGACTACCTCGTCGCCAACGACTTCGTGGACCGCGAGGGCGACGAGATTACGGCGACCGGTCTCGGCCACACCGTCTCCCGGCTCTATCTCGATCCGATGAGCGCCGCCGAAATCGTCGACGGCCTGCGCGAGGCCGAGGACCCCACGCCGCTCGGCCTGTACCACCTCGTCTGCCGCACGCCGGACATGTACGAACTCTACCTGAAGTCGGGGGACCGGGAGACGTACACCGAACTCTGTTACGAGCGCGAGGCGGAATTTCTGGGCCGCGTCCCCTCGGAGTTCGAGGACGTGCGCTTCGAGGAGTGGCTGTCGGCGCTGAAGACGGCGAAGTTGCTGGAAGACTGGACGCGGGAGGTCGACGAGGACCGCCTCACCGACCGCTACGGCGTCGGTCCCGGCGACATCCGGGGGAAAGTCGACACTGCGGAGTGGTTGCTCGGTGCCGCGGAGCGACTGGCGACCGACCTCGAACTCGACTGCGTGGTCGCAGTCCGGGAGGCGAAAAAGCGCGTCCAGTACGGCGTCCGCGAGGAACTGCTGGATCTGGCGGGCGTGCGCAACGTGGGCCGCAAGCGTGCCCGCCGCCTGTACGAAGCGGGTGTCGAATCTCGGGCCGACCTGCGAGAGGCGGACAAAGCAGTCATTCTCGGTGCGCTTCGGGGGCGCGAGCGGACGGCCGAGCGCATCTTGGAGAACGCCGGGCGACGCGATCCCTCGATGGACGACGTGCGCGCCGAGGCGGACGCCGACGCCGGCGCCGACGGGGACGACACGACGACCGACGACCGATCCCGCGACACCGCCGGCGGACAGGCTAGCCTGGGTGATTTCGAGTGA